One genomic window of Cheilinus undulatus linkage group 7, ASM1832078v1, whole genome shotgun sequence includes the following:
- the LOC121512142 gene encoding transcription factor jun-D-like, translating to MMKKDINLNMAEESDLKPHLRDAEGILSSPELGLLKLASPELERLIIQSNGMVTTTPTSSQFLYPKTVTDEQEFAEGFVKALEDLHKQNQLSGAGQTNGSLDLGANIAPSSVQPDLPVYTNLNSYGSGPLETTVNYSTDTVPFPPPPPPPTSHHLGAAPPQPDISRVQPPKEEPQTVPDVQSFGESPPLSPIDIDSQERMKAERKRLRNRIAASKCRMRKLERISRLEDKVKTLKSQNTDLASTASQLREQVAQLKEKVLTHVNSGCQLLPHEVQVH from the coding sequence ATGATGAAGAAGGATATTAATTTAAACATGGCTGAAGAGTCGGACCTCAAACCGCATCTCCGTGACGCCGAGGGCATCCTCAGCTCCCCTGAACTGGGACTACTCAAACTGGCCTCCCCGGAGCTGGAGAGACTAATCATCCAGTCCAACGGAATGGTCACCACGACACCCACCAGCTCTCAGTTCCTCTACCCAAAGACGGTGACGGACGAGCAGGAGTTCGCCGAGGGCTTCGTGAAGGCGCTGGAGGACCTTCACAAGCAGAACCAGCTGAGCGGAGCCGGACAGACAAACGGAAGCCTGGATCTGGGGGCTAACATCGCGCCGAGCTCTGTACAGCCGGATCTACCGGTTTATACGAACTTGAACAGTTACGGCAGTGGGCCTCTGGAAACCACCGTCAACTACTCCACAGATACAGTTCCCttccctccacctcctcctcctccaacaTCGCATCATCTGGGGGCAGCCCCGCCGCAGCCAGATATCTCTCGGGTCCAGCCGCCGAAGGAGGAGCCTCAGACGGTCCCTGACGTTCAGAGTTTCGGGGAAAGCCCGCCGCTGTCTCCCATCGATATTGACTCACAGGAGCGCATGAAAGCCGAGAGGAAGCGGCTAAGGAACCGGATTGCAGCCTCCAAGTGTCGGATGCGCAAACTGGAGCGAATCTCCAGGCTGGAGGACAAGGTCAAAACGCTGAAAAGCCAAAACACCGATCTGGCCTCGACTGCGAGCCAGCTCAGGGAGCAAGTGGCTCAACTGAAGGAGAAAGTCCTGACCCACGTCAACAGCGGCTGCCAGCTGCTGCCACACGAAGTTCAAGTGCACTGA